A genomic segment from Stenotrophomonas maltophilia encodes:
- a CDS encoding TonB-dependent receptor — protein MPSTASACHRRATVLALAISSALLPLAWVPVVQAQPAIVAPLRQYTIPEQPLADAVRAFGRQADVQVVFRSDLVEGRRSSAVSGEYSQMQALQQLLRGSGVRAQRGMDGTWSLRAAAEAGEGEGVRVTETLDVAGRLQSEGGEARDRRGYDDVFALDLTTAYSGRDRVERYRGSNPADVVKDLVGVFSGDARNSGALDINIRGIQGPGRVPVSIDGGEQALTVWRGYNGVSNRNYIDPNLIGGIQVIKGPGLVRDVRSGIGGALVIKTIDVDDIVEAGERFGGELKIEGSSNAVAPRLPRLHTGEDYRTVPGFPQGSPNSPYDDRTLVVPVKSRSGNNPFDGEDQAWRLALGVRGDNVDLMAAYAWRKRGNYFSGSKGSGYYDQDPREQFEYQGIDYITTLARYFKPGDEVPNTSSEQESWLVKGSWQINDDQQLKATWRRTLSHYGEIMPSRILSAPDYGRIQWPLSRVDSDAWNLEYRFQPAGSRWLDLYANLWRTETDSDTYTAGGFPNFAPGNPAWNPGVSPILRNTALANARNDRTGLTLSNRFALHSTLDLTVGGNWQYEKLGSRDPYFGTTDGWRMFPRAGRRQEGEGYLNLEWRPVDFLTLNAGVRYSRYWAFDDFLQAHPELLTKGVGSKEATYRTNELPERPASLQAEIDALEAEREFWESIGMGSVIDDALHGLLAYYETPQAVEHRLPWLPDANGNYARATNPCLNGVVAGIPGVLPIYPGSDLVCNIGNTMQSRPVDGRNDRRRDHAWLPTFSATVNLSKAARVYLRYSEAVRFPSMFESTIAFSSSLNPLYTLKPEHAYNYELGYVHNLSGLFGNTADADVKLAYYVHKTRNVIERDAYFLFDNIDKQTIRGIELQARFDNRRFFTDLGISRTLENEVCDESTAVLLDANRGLVPNCVQDGFVSGYLLTQAIPKLSVNLSLGTRLFDERLELGSRIVHYQRHENPDLQAYRDRLLAGGSSLLWQNVPFTWGNITTVDAYARWRFNEHASVELVGSNLGNRYYVDPATRSTLPAPGRTLKLGITARF, from the coding sequence ATGCCGTCCACGGCATCCGCCTGTCACCGTCGCGCTACCGTCCTGGCCCTGGCCATCTCCTCTGCATTGCTGCCGCTGGCCTGGGTGCCGGTCGTGCAGGCGCAACCGGCGATCGTCGCGCCGCTGCGCCAGTACACCATCCCGGAACAGCCCCTTGCTGATGCTGTGCGTGCCTTTGGCCGCCAGGCCGATGTGCAGGTGGTGTTCCGCAGTGATCTGGTGGAAGGTCGCCGTTCCAGCGCGGTGAGCGGCGAGTACAGCCAGATGCAGGCCCTGCAACAGCTGCTGCGCGGCAGTGGCGTGCGTGCGCAGCGCGGCATGGATGGCACCTGGAGCCTGCGCGCCGCAGCGGAGGCGGGGGAAGGGGAAGGGGTGCGGGTGACCGAAACACTGGACGTGGCCGGTCGCCTGCAGTCGGAAGGGGGCGAGGCCCGCGATCGGCGCGGCTACGATGATGTGTTCGCGCTGGACCTGACCACGGCGTATTCGGGGCGCGACCGGGTGGAGCGCTACCGCGGCTCCAACCCGGCCGACGTGGTCAAGGATCTGGTCGGTGTGTTCAGTGGCGATGCGCGCAACAGCGGCGCGCTGGACATCAACATCCGCGGCATCCAGGGGCCGGGGCGGGTGCCGGTCAGCATCGACGGTGGCGAGCAGGCGCTCACGGTCTGGCGCGGCTACAACGGCGTCAGCAACCGCAACTACATCGATCCCAACCTGATTGGTGGCATCCAGGTCATCAAGGGGCCAGGGCTGGTGCGCGATGTGCGCAGCGGGATCGGTGGTGCGCTGGTGATCAAGACCATCGACGTCGATGACATCGTGGAAGCGGGTGAGCGCTTCGGCGGGGAGCTGAAGATTGAAGGCAGCAGCAATGCGGTGGCGCCGCGCCTGCCTCGCCTGCACACCGGCGAGGATTACCGCACGGTGCCGGGGTTCCCGCAGGGCTCGCCGAACTCGCCCTACGACGACCGCACCCTGGTGGTGCCGGTGAAGTCGCGCAGTGGCAACAACCCCTTCGATGGCGAAGACCAGGCCTGGCGCCTGGCGCTGGGCGTGCGTGGCGACAACGTCGACCTGATGGCCGCCTATGCCTGGCGCAAGCGCGGCAACTACTTCTCCGGCAGCAAGGGCAGCGGCTACTACGACCAGGACCCGCGCGAGCAGTTCGAGTACCAGGGCATCGACTACATCACCACGCTGGCGCGCTACTTCAAGCCGGGCGATGAGGTGCCCAATACGTCCAGCGAACAGGAATCGTGGCTGGTCAAGGGGAGCTGGCAGATCAACGACGACCAGCAGTTGAAGGCCACCTGGCGGCGCACGCTGTCGCACTATGGCGAGATCATGCCGTCGCGCATCCTGTCGGCGCCGGACTATGGGCGCATCCAGTGGCCGCTCAGTCGGGTCGATTCCGATGCGTGGAACCTCGAGTACCGCTTCCAGCCGGCCGGCAGCCGTTGGCTTGATCTGTACGCCAACCTGTGGCGCACCGAGACGGACAGCGATACCTACACCGCCGGTGGGTTTCCCAATTTCGCACCGGGTAATCCGGCGTGGAATCCCGGGGTCAGCCCGATCCTGCGCAACACCGCACTGGCCAATGCGCGCAATGACCGTACCGGGCTGACCCTGAGCAACCGCTTCGCGCTGCATTCCACGCTGGACCTGACCGTGGGCGGCAACTGGCAGTACGAGAAGCTGGGTTCTCGCGACCCGTACTTCGGCACGACCGATGGATGGCGCATGTTTCCGCGTGCTGGCCGGCGCCAGGAGGGCGAAGGCTATCTCAACCTCGAATGGCGTCCGGTCGATTTCCTGACCCTCAACGCCGGCGTGCGCTACAGCCGTTACTGGGCGTTCGACGACTTCCTGCAGGCCCACCCGGAGCTGCTGACCAAGGGCGTGGGCAGCAAGGAGGCCACCTACCGGACCAATGAGCTGCCCGAGCGGCCGGCCAGCCTGCAGGCGGAGATCGATGCACTGGAGGCCGAACGCGAGTTCTGGGAGAGCATCGGCATGGGTTCGGTGATTGACGATGCACTGCATGGTCTGCTGGCGTACTACGAGACGCCGCAGGCGGTGGAACACCGGCTTCCGTGGTTGCCCGATGCCAATGGCAACTATGCCCGTGCGACCAACCCCTGTCTCAACGGCGTGGTGGCGGGCATACCTGGCGTGCTGCCGATCTACCCCGGCAGCGACCTGGTCTGCAATATCGGCAACACCATGCAGTCGCGGCCGGTGGATGGGCGCAATGACCGCCGCCGCGATCACGCGTGGTTGCCCACTTTCTCGGCCACGGTGAACCTGTCCAAGGCCGCGCGCGTCTACCTGCGCTACAGCGAAGCAGTGCGCTTCCCCAGCATGTTCGAAAGCACCATCGCTTTCTCCAGTAGCCTCAATCCGCTGTACACGCTCAAGCCCGAGCATGCCTACAACTACGAGCTGGGCTACGTACACAACCTGTCGGGCCTGTTCGGAAACACCGCCGATGCCGACGTCAAGCTGGCCTATTACGTGCACAAGACCCGCAACGTAATCGAGCGCGACGCCTACTTCCTGTTCGACAACATCGACAAGCAGACCATCCGCGGCATCGAGCTGCAGGCGCGCTTCGACAACCGGCGCTTCTTCACCGACCTGGGTATTTCGCGCACGCTGGAAAACGAGGTGTGCGACGAAAGCACGGCCGTGCTGCTGGATGCCAACCGTGGCCTGGTGCCGAACTGCGTGCAGGACGGTTTCGTCAGTGGCTACCTGCTGACCCAGGCGATTCCGAAGTTGTCGGTGAACCTGTCGCTCGGTACGCGCCTGTTCGATGAACGGTTGGAACTGGGCAGCCGCATCGTGCACTACCAGCGCCACGAAAACCCCGATCTACAGGCCTACCGCGACCGGTTGCTGGCAGGTGGCAGCAGCCTGCTGTGGCAGAACGTGCCGTTCACCTGGGGCAACATCACAACCGTCGATGCATACGCGCGCTGGCGCTTCAACGAGCACGCCAGCGTCGAGCTGGTGGGCAGCAACCTCGGCAACCGCTACTACGTCGACCCGGCCACGCGCTCCACGCTGCCGGCGCCGGGCCGCACGCTCAAGCTCGGCATCACCGCGCGCTTCTGA
- a CDS encoding FecR family protein, which translates to MTTSEPSPRQARQALRWVIRCSAGPLPERQQRALQRWLQADPRHALAWRQQQVFWQRLDAAGPEVLAALPELTADRQGLRPFAPRRRLPWLLASAAAAVLLVAAAPHALLLARSDVRSSDAPRVVQLDDGSTAVLDAGSALALAFDGQQRRVRLLRGQAWFQVAHEQRPFQVEAGGGLIRDIGTAFSVSMQGATITTEVSEGVVDVHPGDGNVQRLRAGQLRAFRDGHWLQPLQQAAPEAMAPWRRGEVAIDDLPAAQAIADLGRYRRAPVWVLGGQGARVRVSGLFHLQQPETAIDAVAAQAGLRVQRLPGGALLVW; encoded by the coding sequence ATGACCACGTCCGAACCCTCGCCGCGTCAGGCCAGGCAGGCGTTGCGCTGGGTGATCCGGTGCAGTGCAGGCCCGCTGCCGGAACGCCAGCAACGAGCCCTGCAGCGCTGGCTGCAGGCCGACCCTCGCCATGCGCTGGCCTGGCGCCAGCAGCAGGTCTTCTGGCAGCGGTTGGACGCTGCCGGGCCGGAGGTGCTGGCCGCGCTGCCAGAGCTGACCGCAGATCGGCAGGGGCTGCGACCGTTCGCACCGCGCCGCCGCCTGCCGTGGCTGCTGGCTTCGGCCGCGGCCGCGGTGCTGCTGGTCGCGGCCGCACCGCACGCGTTGCTGCTGGCGCGCAGCGACGTGCGCAGCAGCGATGCGCCGCGCGTTGTGCAGCTGGACGACGGCAGCACGGCGGTACTCGATGCCGGCAGCGCGCTGGCACTCGCGTTCGATGGCCAGCAGCGGCGCGTGCGCCTGCTGCGCGGGCAGGCCTGGTTCCAGGTGGCGCATGAGCAGCGACCGTTCCAGGTCGAGGCCGGCGGTGGCCTGATCCGCGATATCGGTACGGCGTTCAGCGTGTCGATGCAGGGCGCCACGATCACCACCGAAGTCAGCGAGGGCGTGGTCGATGTGCACCCGGGCGATGGCAACGTGCAGCGCCTGCGAGCTGGGCAGCTGCGCGCGTTCCGTGACGGGCACTGGCTGCAGCCGCTGCAGCAGGCCGCGCCGGAGGCGATGGCGCCGTGGCGTCGCGGTGAGGTGGCGATCGACGATCTGCCCGCCGCGCAGGCCATCGCCGATCTCGGCCGCTACCGGCGCGCCCCGGTCTGGGTGTTGGGCGGGCAGGGCGCACGCGTGCGGGTCAGTGGCCTGTTCCATCTGCAGCAACCGGAAACGGCCATCGACGCCGTGGCCGCGCAGGCGGGACTGCGGGTTCAGCGCTTACCCGGTGGTGCGTTGCTGGTGTGGTGA
- a CDS encoding RNA polymerase sigma factor codes for MSPNALALVELLIRERRALSRFIARYLDPASTEDTLQNLYLKASSVPGDPPILEPRGYLYRMAYHHALNRSQADARERRAMAEYAVDMAEASRDGEAQALDQAQLREITQTILALPAQVRECFVLNRYLGLSEREIATRLGISKSLVGKHVLRAALLIQQQQQGMRR; via the coding sequence ATGTCTCCCAATGCCCTGGCGCTGGTCGAGCTGCTGATCCGCGAGCGCCGCGCGTTGTCTCGCTTCATCGCGCGCTATCTCGACCCGGCCAGTACCGAGGACACCCTGCAGAACCTGTACCTGAAGGCCAGCAGCGTGCCCGGCGATCCGCCCATCCTGGAGCCGCGCGGCTATCTGTACCGGATGGCCTATCACCACGCGCTCAACCGCAGCCAGGCCGACGCCCGCGAACGCCGTGCCATGGCCGAGTACGCCGTCGACATGGCCGAGGCAAGCCGTGATGGCGAGGCGCAGGCACTGGACCAGGCGCAGCTGCGCGAGATCACCCAGACCATCCTGGCCCTGCCGGCCCAGGTGCGCGAGTGCTTCGTGCTCAACCGCTACCTGGGTTTGAGTGAGCGTGAAATCGCCACGCGCCTGGGAATCTCCAAGAGCCTGGTCGGCAAGCATGTGCTGCGCGCAGCGCTGCTGATCCAGCAACAGCAGCAGGGAATGCGTCGATGA
- a CDS encoding TonB-dependent receptor domain-containing protein, giving the protein MSRSAPARRLPGAILLALAPALAAAADAPSELDPVVVTATATDRLASDAPASISVITREQIQLRPVLDLADALRGSPGVTVAGVGFGRRGIRIRGMDPGYTLVLLDGQRVSASADAIAHSDFDLGWLPAAAIERIEVVRGPMSSLYGSEALGGVVNVISRRATDDWQGNLVYNAGVVGGDRGGNTAQAGFYAGGALLPGTLGLSVFAEHRQKDATRDPTDDRLNEQEGRRANTGRAVLTWTPDAHQRIDLSHLQGSEERRRHALQAGAAPYVYETIDDIRRRQTTLSHQGEWDWGQTRVSAYRATLDRDNRRDRGEASRPQQLTDQIVDARATVALGARHRVSVGSEWRRQELDDAAGARSGHLQSDQSALFVQDEIQVSDTLSLVFGSRGDRHPEFGWHHSPRAYAVWHATEALTIKGGIGSGFKAPSLKQLSPEYSAVGGGGRFTIVGNPQLKPEQNTSAELSVAWQQQRWSLQATAFQNELKDLIQTTCVRACGVRGRELRNYTNVARARIRGLELAGTAPISEHLSFEANWSWLDPRDRQTDLWLPERPRRSGATALNWQRGPLQAAVRGEYIGPQQQVAGSSQVTLPDYWLWSLDARWRVTAAVSVVAGIDNLADKRLDETGALYPYPETGRYVHAGIELAF; this is encoded by the coding sequence ATGTCCCGTTCCGCCCCTGCCCGCCGGCTGCCCGGTGCGATCCTCCTTGCCCTGGCGCCCGCACTGGCAGCAGCGGCCGACGCCCCTTCGGAGCTGGACCCGGTCGTGGTGACCGCCACCGCCACCGACCGCCTGGCCAGCGACGCACCCGCCTCCATCAGCGTGATCACCCGCGAACAGATCCAGCTGCGGCCGGTACTGGACCTTGCCGACGCACTGCGCGGCAGCCCAGGCGTCACCGTGGCCGGAGTTGGCTTCGGTCGTCGTGGCATCCGCATCCGCGGCATGGACCCGGGTTATACGCTGGTGCTGCTGGACGGCCAGCGCGTGAGTGCGTCAGCCGATGCCATCGCCCATTCGGACTTTGACCTGGGCTGGCTGCCGGCTGCGGCGATTGAACGCATCGAGGTGGTACGCGGCCCGATGTCCTCGCTGTACGGTTCGGAGGCGCTGGGCGGCGTGGTCAACGTGATCAGCCGCCGCGCAACCGACGACTGGCAGGGCAACCTGGTCTACAACGCCGGCGTGGTCGGCGGTGACCGCGGCGGCAACACTGCCCAGGCCGGCTTCTACGCCGGTGGCGCACTGCTGCCCGGCACGCTGGGCCTGAGCGTGTTTGCCGAACACCGGCAGAAGGACGCTACCCGCGATCCAACCGACGACCGCCTGAACGAACAGGAGGGACGCCGTGCCAACACCGGCCGCGCGGTACTGACCTGGACCCCGGACGCACACCAGCGCATCGACCTGTCGCACCTGCAGGGCAGCGAGGAGCGTCGTCGCCATGCGCTGCAGGCCGGCGCCGCACCCTACGTCTACGAGACCATCGATGACATCCGTCGCCGCCAGACCACGCTGAGCCACCAGGGCGAGTGGGACTGGGGGCAAACCCGGGTGAGTGCCTACCGTGCCACGCTGGACCGCGACAACCGTCGCGACCGCGGCGAGGCCTCGCGTCCACAGCAGCTGACCGACCAGATCGTCGATGCGCGCGCCACCGTTGCGCTGGGTGCACGCCACCGCGTCAGCGTCGGCAGCGAATGGCGGCGCCAGGAACTGGACGACGCGGCCGGCGCGCGCAGTGGTCACCTGCAATCGGACCAGAGCGCGCTGTTCGTGCAGGACGAGATCCAGGTCAGCGACACGCTGTCACTGGTGTTCGGCAGCCGCGGCGACCGCCATCCCGAGTTCGGCTGGCACCACAGCCCGCGTGCGTATGCGGTGTGGCATGCCACCGAAGCGCTGACGATCAAGGGCGGCATCGGCAGCGGCTTCAAGGCGCCGAGCCTGAAGCAGCTGTCGCCGGAGTACTCCGCGGTGGGCGGCGGTGGGCGTTTCACCATTGTCGGCAACCCACAGTTGAAGCCGGAGCAGAACACCAGTGCCGAACTGTCGGTAGCCTGGCAGCAGCAGCGCTGGTCCTTGCAGGCGACAGCCTTCCAGAACGAGCTCAAGGACCTGATCCAGACCACCTGCGTGCGCGCCTGTGGCGTGCGCGGCCGCGAACTGCGCAACTACACCAACGTGGCCCGGGCCCGCATCCGTGGCCTTGAGCTGGCCGGAACCGCGCCAATCAGCGAGCACCTGTCCTTCGAGGCGAACTGGAGCTGGCTGGACCCGCGTGACCGCCAGACCGACCTGTGGCTGCCGGAACGCCCGCGCCGCAGTGGCGCCACCGCATTGAACTGGCAGCGCGGACCGCTGCAGGCCGCCGTGCGCGGCGAGTACATCGGCCCGCAGCAGCAGGTGGCCGGCAGCAGCCAGGTGACCCTGCCCGACTACTGGCTGTGGTCGCTGGATGCACGCTGGCGCGTGACCGCGGCGGTAAGCGTGGTGGCCGGCATCGACAACCTGGCCGACAAGCGCCTGGACGAAACCGGCGCGCTGTACCCCTATCCGGAAACCGGCCGCTACGTGCATGCCGGCATCGAACTGGCGTTCTGA
- the cobN gene encoding cobaltochelatase subunit CobN, with protein MRSGWTWLLLGGLLLATSARAEPEPLRVDVVSSSFVLPGRIARLDALGAPAGVRFRQRVVDPATTLPADWPAGADLVLLDTPRPTDVEQVRAVVDVTLQNGKVPWLRVGGGAPDSGHLPADVARRIAGYYGNGGEANIRTLAAYLLAWRSGTGTDELPLPQVLPATGYSTRGDQWLDSPQALQAQWQRDGQASWPKVAVLVSGSMLSSMQTQVLDALIEAGRARKVALFGVWFDAAADNALQQTLRGIEVDALVNLTHLQNGTARAAEFSALDVPVLQALNHRQGDADDWRAATTGIPMATLATFVAVPETWGASDPIVVSANALGELQPIPEQIDALAAKLQRLAALRHTTAADKRVALLFWNAPDGERNLSASHLNLARSIEALLPRLAQAGYSTQPVDETTLIEQLQALLGGYYHPERLDALLDAGLADTLPVADYRRWLATLPATRRDELRAQWGDPAHHPAVRQRHGQAVFVLPRLRLGNLLLMPQPPRAGRVGEATHDMASVPSHYYLAAYLYLRQQWKADALIHFGTHGTQEWTPGKDRGLWVADYPWLAVGELPVFYPYIQDNVGEAIQAKRRGRAVVVSHQTPPFAPSGLYDELRDLHAVVHELQQLDQGPVRDATAARLRTLATDSGIAADLGWSAVDMQARFDSFLPVLHDHLHELARRNLPLGLHTFGQPASPEHRLLMVMQQLGPGYLKALGEDPMEATAVDYRQIQQSLGYRTLLHHLREGAPISSVANPDLRAALQRAVQLDAALADTQEIESLLHGLGGGFVQPGAGGDPIRTPELRSGRNLFAFEPDRIPTRAAFDTGELALQQLLQAYRDDHDGQLPRKLAISLWSSEAIRHLGVLEAQVLHALGLRPRWDSGGKVIALDIVPDAELQRPRIDVVIQATSVYRDQFDPFLRLLAGAIEQLAAMPASSGNPIAGNAIAAQQRLQRDGIPAEQAQRLSRLRIFSNAPGEYGSGLNHAVLARSGTAGKDDAALASGFLDRLQHGYGSDGQATTLPGGNLFAEQLRGVQAAVLSRSSNTHGLLSTDHPFEYLGGLALAVRHLDGASPALYVSDLREPAPRTRSTARFLADELRAQTLNPQWIGAMQAEGYAGTLEVLKNVDNLFGWQVTAPETVRADQWQAVHDTFVRDSRQLGLAQWFEQHNASAQVQMIERLQEAITRGYWQPDDRTRTELQARLQQLQASSTSEPAPAQVHPGYGLGRAAAATPSTRAAATAAQQPATVQPPSAASPQVRGQVMQQVPPPAPHAPATRWALAVLLALLGAGAVLQSRRNARRARPSRSPSTTASA; from the coding sequence ATGCGCAGCGGGTGGACATGGCTGCTGCTTGGCGGGCTGCTGCTCGCCACATCGGCCCGTGCCGAGCCCGAACCTCTGCGGGTGGATGTGGTCAGCAGCAGCTTCGTGCTGCCTGGCAGGATCGCCCGCCTGGATGCACTGGGCGCGCCGGCAGGGGTGCGCTTCCGGCAACGTGTGGTGGACCCGGCGACCACGCTGCCCGCTGACTGGCCAGCGGGCGCCGACCTGGTGCTGCTGGATACGCCGCGACCGACCGATGTCGAACAGGTCAGGGCGGTGGTCGATGTCACCCTGCAGAACGGCAAGGTGCCGTGGCTGCGCGTGGGTGGCGGCGCCCCGGACTCCGGGCACCTGCCCGCCGATGTGGCGCGCAGGATCGCCGGCTACTACGGCAACGGTGGCGAGGCCAACATCCGCACACTGGCGGCCTACCTGCTAGCCTGGCGCAGTGGTACCGGGACCGACGAACTGCCACTGCCGCAGGTACTGCCGGCCACCGGCTACAGCACCCGCGGCGACCAGTGGCTGGACAGCCCGCAGGCATTGCAGGCGCAGTGGCAGCGCGATGGCCAGGCGTCGTGGCCGAAAGTGGCCGTACTGGTTTCCGGCAGCATGCTCAGCAGCATGCAGACCCAGGTGCTGGACGCGCTGATCGAGGCCGGGCGCGCACGCAAAGTCGCGCTGTTCGGGGTCTGGTTCGATGCCGCCGCCGACAACGCGCTGCAGCAGACGCTGCGCGGCATCGAGGTGGATGCACTGGTCAACCTGACCCATCTGCAGAACGGTACCGCACGTGCCGCCGAGTTTTCCGCGCTGGACGTGCCGGTGCTGCAGGCCCTGAACCACAGGCAAGGCGATGCGGATGACTGGCGCGCGGCGACCACCGGCATCCCGATGGCCACGCTGGCAACCTTCGTCGCCGTGCCCGAGACCTGGGGCGCCAGTGATCCGATCGTGGTCTCGGCCAATGCGCTTGGCGAACTGCAGCCGATTCCCGAACAGATCGATGCACTGGCCGCCAAGCTGCAGCGACTGGCCGCGTTGCGCCACACCACCGCGGCCGACAAGCGCGTGGCGCTGCTGTTCTGGAACGCGCCGGACGGCGAACGCAACCTGTCCGCGTCGCATCTCAACCTGGCGCGCAGCATCGAGGCGCTGCTGCCACGGCTTGCACAGGCCGGGTATTCAACGCAGCCGGTGGATGAGACGACCCTGATCGAGCAGCTGCAGGCGCTGCTCGGTGGTTACTACCATCCGGAGCGGCTGGACGCGCTGCTCGATGCCGGGCTGGCCGATACCCTGCCGGTGGCCGACTACCGCCGCTGGCTGGCCACCCTGCCCGCCACGCGCCGCGACGAACTGCGCGCACAGTGGGGCGACCCTGCACACCACCCCGCAGTACGCCAGCGACATGGACAGGCCGTGTTCGTGCTGCCGCGCCTGCGCCTGGGCAACCTGCTGCTGATGCCGCAGCCGCCCCGCGCGGGCCGCGTTGGCGAAGCCACCCACGATATGGCGTCAGTGCCGAGCCACTATTACCTGGCCGCCTACCTGTACCTGCGCCAGCAGTGGAAGGCCGATGCGCTGATCCACTTCGGTACCCACGGCACACAGGAGTGGACCCCGGGCAAGGACCGCGGCCTATGGGTTGCTGATTATCCGTGGCTGGCGGTGGGCGAGCTGCCGGTGTTCTACCCGTACATCCAGGACAACGTCGGCGAGGCGATCCAGGCCAAGCGCCGTGGCCGTGCCGTGGTGGTCAGCCACCAGACCCCGCCGTTCGCACCGTCCGGGCTGTACGACGAGCTGCGCGACCTGCACGCAGTGGTGCACGAACTGCAGCAGCTGGACCAGGGACCGGTGCGTGATGCCACCGCCGCACGCCTGCGCACACTGGCCACTGACAGTGGCATCGCCGCCGACCTGGGCTGGAGCGCAGTGGACATGCAGGCGCGCTTCGACAGCTTCCTGCCGGTGCTGCACGACCACCTGCATGAGCTGGCACGGCGCAATCTGCCGCTGGGGCTGCATACCTTCGGTCAGCCGGCTTCGCCCGAGCACCGCCTGCTGATGGTGATGCAGCAGCTGGGCCCGGGCTATCTGAAAGCGCTGGGCGAAGATCCGATGGAGGCCACTGCGGTGGACTACCGGCAGATCCAGCAGAGCCTCGGCTATCGCACGCTGCTGCACCATCTGCGCGAAGGTGCGCCGATCAGCAGCGTCGCCAACCCCGATCTGCGCGCAGCGCTGCAGCGTGCCGTGCAACTGGATGCTGCCCTGGCCGATACGCAGGAGATCGAATCGCTGCTGCACGGCCTGGGCGGTGGCTTCGTGCAGCCTGGCGCCGGCGGCGATCCGATCCGAACGCCGGAACTGCGCAGCGGCCGCAACTTGTTCGCGTTCGAGCCCGACCGCATTCCCACCCGCGCGGCGTTCGACACCGGCGAGCTCGCCCTGCAGCAGCTGTTGCAGGCCTATCGTGATGATCACGATGGGCAGCTGCCGCGCAAGCTCGCCATCAGCCTGTGGTCCAGCGAGGCCATCCGCCACCTCGGCGTGCTCGAAGCACAGGTGCTGCACGCGCTGGGCCTGCGCCCACGCTGGGACAGTGGTGGCAAGGTGATCGCCCTGGACATCGTGCCCGATGCGGAACTGCAACGCCCGCGCATCGATGTGGTGATCCAGGCCACCAGCGTCTACCGCGACCAGTTCGATCCGTTCCTGCGCCTGCTGGCCGGCGCCATCGAGCAGCTGGCGGCGATGCCGGCTTCGTCCGGCAACCCGATTGCCGGCAATGCAATTGCCGCGCAGCAGCGCCTGCAGCGCGACGGCATTCCTGCGGAGCAGGCGCAGCGTCTGTCGCGCCTGCGCATCTTCAGCAATGCCCCCGGCGAGTACGGCAGCGGCCTCAATCATGCTGTGCTGGCGCGTAGCGGCACGGCGGGCAAGGACGATGCAGCGTTGGCCAGCGGCTTCCTGGATCGCTTGCAGCACGGCTACGGCAGTGATGGCCAGGCAACCACCCTGCCCGGCGGCAACCTGTTCGCCGAACAGCTGCGCGGCGTGCAGGCGGCGGTACTGTCGCGCTCCTCCAACACCCATGGGCTGCTCAGCACCGACCATCCCTTCGAGTACCTGGGCGGGCTGGCGCTGGCCGTGCGCCACCTCGATGGCGCCAGCCCGGCGCTGTACGTCTCCGACCTGCGCGAACCGGCACCGCGCACGCGCAGCACCGCACGCTTCCTCGCCGACGAGCTGCGCGCGCAGACGCTCAACCCGCAATGGATCGGTGCGATGCAGGCCGAAGGCTATGCCGGCACGCTGGAAGTGCTGAAGAACGTCGACAATCTGTTCGGCTGGCAGGTGACCGCGCCAGAGACGGTTCGCGCCGACCAGTGGCAGGCGGTGCATGACACCTTCGTGCGCGACAGCCGGCAGCTGGGCCTGGCGCAGTGGTTCGAGCAGCACAACGCCAGCGCGCAGGTGCAGATGATCGAGCGCCTGCAGGAAGCGATCACGCGCGGCTACTGGCAACCCGATGACCGCACCCGCACGGAGCTGCAGGCGCGGCTGCAGCAGCTGCAGGCGTCGTCGACATCGGAACCGGCGCCGGCGCAGGTGCATCCGGGCTATGGGCTCGGCCGCGCGGCGGCTGCCACACCCTCAACCCGAGCGGCGGCCACCGCTGCCCAACAACCCGCCACCGTGCAACCACCGTCCGCCGCCTCGCCCCAGGTGCGTGGCCAGGTGATGCAGCAGGTGCCGCCGCCGGCCCCGCACGCGCCTGCCACGCGCTGGGCGCTCGCCGTGCTGCTGGCCCTGCTCGGTGCAGGCGCCGTGTTGCAGTCCCGGCGCAACGCACGGCGCGCCCGCCCGTCCCGTTCCCCTTCCACCACGGCTTCCGCATGA
- a CDS encoding MotA/TolQ/ExbB proton channel family protein, producing the protein MNALESTLYDLSHLFLAPVLLLILLSLAYAFLSFGAFLWEGLQRRRGRHRPELLAWQARHGGNSDDLELHILKRLEGLRIVSRTAPMLGLVATMIPMGPALLALTRSDAQGVGENMVVAFSSVILALVAASLTYLVLTVRRRWLLQELRMFERLQEAQ; encoded by the coding sequence ATGAACGCGCTTGAATCCACGCTCTACGATCTCTCCCACCTGTTCCTGGCACCGGTCCTGCTGCTGATCCTGCTGTCGCTGGCCTACGCCTTCCTCAGCTTCGGCGCCTTCCTGTGGGAAGGCCTGCAGCGCCGGCGCGGCCGCCACCGCCCCGAGTTGCTGGCCTGGCAGGCCCGCCACGGCGGCAACAGTGACGACCTGGAACTGCATATCCTCAAGCGCCTCGAAGGCCTGCGCATCGTTTCGCGAACCGCACCGATGCTGGGCCTGGTGGCAACCATGATCCCGATGGGACCTGCCCTGCTGGCGTTGACCCGCAGCGACGCGCAGGGTGTGGGCGAGAATATGGTGGTGGCGTTCTCGTCGGTGATCCTGGCCCTGGTCGCCGCCAGCCTGACCTACCTGGTGCTGACCGTGCGCCGGCGCTGGCTGCTGCAGGAACTGCGCATGTTCGAGCGCCTGCAGGAGGCGCAGTGA